The Gossypium hirsutum isolate 1008001.06 chromosome A13, Gossypium_hirsutum_v2.1, whole genome shotgun sequence nucleotide sequence ggaggttttttttttttctagagCTCTGCTACCGGCCACCACCGTACTACTTCGTAATAATAACGCTTTCAGAGTTATGTTTTGTCTACAGGAGGATTTTCTGGGATACTCTGCATGAATGTAGCTGATATGTTAAACAGTTACCTGTAACTGATggtatttgaaatgttttgaaaacgAGTATATACCTTCGGCCAAATGTAAGAAAACACTGGGAGAGCAGCTGTTGAACTATTTTTACTTGTATGGGGCGAAAATGATCGATGAGTTATGCCCGCCAAACCCGAATGAATTCGACAATGCCGCCTTAACGTTCAATCTTTCTTTATTTGGCCCCACAAGCACACTTGTGTCCTGGAAAGCAAAATTGAACCATGTCGGAAAACCGAGGGAAAAAAACTACTGTATGTACGTGTCACAAAACAAAAACTGATGAATGAGAAGGAAGAAAGGAGAAAGAGAGAGAAGAGGCAACATACCACTCCTACATCCGGGTTTTCCAGGTTGATATTTGGATGAACCCAACCAGTTCGTATTGCCTACAATTAACAAGACATTACCATGTCAATGTTCAGGTTCtggaaaagggaaagaaaatggGAGAAAGAAGATACGATGCATGATTCCTTTCATCCCTGCTCGTATCATATAGCCACAAAACAGAAATAGAGGAAGTAGGGAGAACAATCTTCTCGAATAAGAGAACATAAACAACAAAAATTCAGCACCGTGCAAATTCTGTGCAATCTGCTTCCTAAATCCAAAATAGGAACATAACCAAAACTCAAAATTGCATACCTGTACCGTTGCAACAGCTTCCACAGCACCGGAAGCTCCTAGTAGGTGACCAATCATTGATTTTGTAGAGTTCACCCTTAACTACAAATGATGGAGATCTTATCAATAATCACAATGCAtaaatttgaaaaacagaaatgcATGGAGATTCAATTTTTCAAGAAAAGTAGGAGAAATTACCTCGGGATTTTCTCCAAAACAATGAAGAAGAGCTTGGTATTCTTTAATGTCTCCAGTTGGTGTCGATGTAGCATGAGCATTAATATAGTTTATATCTCCTCTAGATACACCAGCGTGAGCCAAGGCCTTTTCGATGCAGAGAATGACACCAACACCTATTTTTAAATTTCACGAGATGGATGTTAGTTTAATTGTTCATACAGTAACATGCACTGCTTCAGAAAGAACATGTAAAACATCACTAATTATATAAATGTGGGTTATCTTCACAGTTGGGAATACTCGGACAAAGAGGCATAAGTTGCAATCTCATGATATTTATTCTGCTCAATCACGAAAATCAAGAATCTAATGTCAAGACATGCATGTACTCGATAATGCCATGAGCCAAAAAAAACTTACCCGCTTATATAAATCATTGTTTCACGGAAAAACAATAAAGTaaaagcagcaaattaagtctcaacgtctatatttagaaaataaaatcgGAATTTAAGAAGAATTGTGGTTATACAGATGTGGCTCATTACCATCAGGGTGAGGCTCGGTCATGTGATAAGCATCACAAGTGAAGCTTCCACCAAGGAATTCTGCATAGATAGTCGCACCTCTCCTCTGCAAAATCAGAAATCTAAACACGGTAATTTCCTTTCTACAAAAGAAAATAAGTACTAACCTATTGCTTACAACATGGATTTGTAGGGTTTGAAGACAGTGTACCTTAGCATGCTCCAATTCTTCCAAAAGTAGAACCCCAGCACCTTCCCCCATGACAAATccatcgcgattctggaagaaaaaATAGAACACTATCAAGGTAAATAGCACGCACGAAGCAAACCAAGGAAAATTAAGTTCCTTTGATTAGAAAATGCTCGATTAGAAAATGCTCGATAAATATATAGTGTAACTTTGTAAAAAAGACCATGTGCAGATACATATCATTTGTGACATGAGTTGTTAAGATATGATAAACACGTTGAATACTCATTCAAAAGATTAGAATAGTTGACATTAATTACCATGAAGTTTCATTCATAAATGCATTCTTGGTTTTACTGCTTTTGTTCTATGAAGAGGGGAAAATGAAACAACAGCAAAAGGAAAAATGATAGTGATGAAGCTCAAGAGTTTTCGAAATATTACAGCATCCCAAGGGCGTGAAGCTTTGGTAGGATCATTGTTCCTCTGAGAAAGCGCTCTACAAGCCACAAATCCCCCCAAACCTAAATGAAAAAAAGGATAAAATAGAGTATTACATGCTATACCAAGCAGAAAGATTATAAAACAAAGCTGAATAAGAAAGTTAGAACAATATACCAATGGGTATAATCGCTGCATCGGAGCCACCACAAAGCATCATATCCTGCAATTTTGACACAAATACGTTGTTATAGTGCAATCAATCATACATGATATATTGGATGTTTTTCTTTGCTAGACTTACAGCTTCGCCTCTAATGATATGGTTTGCTGCATTTAATATGCAAAAGTTGCTTGTAGCACATGCAGTGGAGATTGAATAATTAGGACCCATCCATCCCTGAAGAAATCATCAGTTTAAAGctcaaactcaaaattttaacatcCATCAAGGTCTATCTTAACATTGCAGAATCTAAATTTAAGCTAACCAAATCCATTGCAAGCATTGCAGAACCCATATTTGTTGTAGCAAACGGTACGCAAAAAGGATTCATCTTCCTGTATGAGATCCTCAAAGCTTCAATCGCATCATTGAAAACCTGTTCATTCCACAACAAGCAATGTATATGACTCGATGGATATAGAAAGAAAACTATATACCATGACACTTTCCTTCTTCTAGCAAAAGGTTTTACCTTCATGCCACCCATTGCTGAACCAATCAAAACTCCGCATTTCGTTTTATCTAACTCCTCCATTACATCTTCATTTACTCCCCCATCTTGCAAAGCTTTCTTTCCGGCAGTAAGAGAATAAAGCATGAATTTGTCCATCCTCTTGGAAAGTTTCGGTGCGACCCATCCATCAGTTGAGAAAGATTTGATCTCTCCAGCAATCCTCTGGAGAGAAAACAGGAGCAGTAAGAACGAGCAGCAGTACAAACAAGAGCAAAATATGAGATTCCAAAGACAACTTACTGTCGGAAACTGAGCGCAGTCAAAAGTCTCGATTTCACTTATACCACTAACACCCTCAAGCAGGTTGTTATAGAAAACATCAGGCTCATGTCCAAGCGGAGTTACTACTCCCATCCCAGTCACAACCACTCGTCTTTGCTTCGTAGGAGGCTTCTTCTTCGTTGTAATCTCTCTTGTGGGTTGCACAGCTATAGCCATGGCTTGTcctaagttttttttaaacaaattaacccGCAGAATGAACTTAATTTAGCCGGTAAGTTCTacaaataacacatataaacaATCTCATATACATACAAAAAGCCCAAAATTCTAGAATGCAAAACAAACATTTTTCCATTTAACCCatgaaaacaaaacaattaataCTACCAACCTACAACAACTTgttaaaaagagagagagagaaaagcaGAATCAATTATATCTATGATTTAATTATAGCGAAAGAAGTACAAAAGCTTGCACATGTATAATCTGTTTGTATTAAATTCACATTATCtgatgaaataatgattttccaTGGCTATGGACTTAACAAGAACTTAAAATCAACTATATTTCTAgctcttaattttgttttaaaacaaaaaaaaaattcttggtGAAATTGTACAGAGGAACATTTATTATATCCCTATTTTCATTTCTAGACTTGCTTTCAAGaaaatcaattaaagaaaaagaggcaAAAACAGAGCTCTCTACAGGAATTAAAATTCataacaataaaaaagaaaaagaacccaGATTTGAAAAAGAAACATAATATGTTACCAGAATGATGAGCTCGTCGATTGAGCCTTTTTTGCTTGCGATTTTTATTGAAAGGAACATTTTTGGAGccgaagaaagatgaaaagcttCCATTTTGACCGAAAAAGCTACCATTTTTGGAGGAATAATAATCATCACAAGGCTCAAAAGCCAAGCAAGAAGCCATCAAGCCTTGAATGGTGGATCCACGGAAGGAAGAAATCAAGCCCACGTCTTTGTTAGGGGTTGCGCCGCCACCACAGCATTGAGAAAGGAGAGCCTTCCTTCTATTACGAGCCCAACGGCCGAGCCTGTTCGAAGAAGCGGAGGCTGATGAGTTGAACAATGGAGACCGGGACTGGTCTTTACCGTACGTTACCGACATACAAGCCGCCACCAGCCAAGTGCATAAAGGACTTGCCAGTGATGAAGATGCCATCATCCCCccgaaagaaaaaaacaaataaaactaaagattatatgtgaaaaaaaaaaaagattgtaaAGATTTGGGTCCGGATAAAGATAGAGTATTTATGTGAGGTTAATAAAAATCTAGCAACCCatcaatggaaaaaaaaaagcaaaacaaaaaataaagattgaaattttgatgaagaagaaaatcgAAGTTGCATTCGATATTTTGGGGGAAAAAGCTTTGAATCTGGGCAATCTCAGTCGTTTCCCTTTAGACTAAATGACTGCACTGCCAagtactctcttttttttttgtttttttaaatttttatttttattttttctcccCCGGTTTTCAGTGAGAGTTTCAGTTTTTCTCTCGAATGAGAAAAACAgaaacaatcttttttatttttatttttgtaaaaataaggATCTA carries:
- the LOC107893372 gene encoding 3-oxoacyl-[acyl-carrier-protein] synthase II, chloroplastic-like precursor (The RefSeq protein has 3 substitutions compared to this genomic sequence), coding for MMASSSLASPLCTWLVAACMSVTYGKDQSRSPLFNSSASASSNRLGRWARNRRKALLSQCCGGGATPNKDVGLISSFRGSTIQGLMASCLAFEPCNDYYSSKNGSFFGQNGSFSSFFGSKTVPFNNNRKQKRLNRRAHHSGQAMAIAVQPTREITTKKKPPTKQRRVVVTGMGVVTPLGHEPDVFYNNLLEGVSGISEIETFDCAQFPTRIAGEIKSFSTDGWVAPKLSKRMDKFMLYSLTAGKKALQDGGVNEDVMEELDKTKCGVLIGSAMGGMKVFNDAIEALRISYRKMNPFCVPFATTNMGSAMLAMDLGWMGPNYSISTACATSNFCILNAANHIIRGEADMMLCGGSDAAIIPIGLGGFVACRALSQRNNDPTKASRPWDANRDGFVMGEGAGVLLLEELEHAKRRGATIYAEFLGGSFTCDAYHMTEPHPDGVGVILCIEKALAHAGVSRGDINYINAHATSTPTGDIKEYQALLHCFGENPELRVNSTKSMIGHLLGASGAVEAVATVQAIRTGWVHPNINLENPDVGVDTSVLVGPNKERLNVKAALSNSFGFGGHNSSIIFAPYK